TACTATAATGAAACtattcttttaatacgagcataaataaactgttcttttaatacgagcatatgttcttttattacgtaaaactgttcttttctggaaaaaaaatcgtaattacataatcaaaatcttcaaaatcagcgatttcaacgaaatcagcgtgttgttacataatttgattcattaaaaccatcaaaactcgattattacaaaaacaaaatcatcaaactaatcaaaatcatcaaacacacgattattacaaaatcaaaatcatcaaaacatagaatttattatttcaaaattgaaaaattacctcccaaaatctgattatcagctgcagaattcagatttgaagaagaagaatcgatttaatttgatgttgaagtagaaaaatcaacgaatttttgggaattttcactactttctctctctaagaacCATTTTAGAAAACGTAGttcatactttctctctcctcttcacaatttgagttcaaaacataaaatctagaaaaatatatatatcgcaagaagaaagaaaatcgaataaaaaacgcgaaaaacagagctgaaaagaacagagtctttaatgttcttttgttcaagggtattgttcttttgttcaaggaaaatgttcttttgttcccgGAATTTAATGAAACACGCGTGTTTTATGTGTTTTCCATGTCGTTTTGTTTCCAGTGCACCTAGAGCACGgtgcacacgcctgcaccatcAAATTTGCGGATATAGGTATGTTTCCCATCATGCAAAACAAAATAGCCAATGAGTTAGTATCGTCACATTTGTCGGATCAATAATTTTGGCATACCACTTTAATGATTTTAGCACATCTGTGTGTGAGTAGAGCACTGTTTATAACGAGTGTGCCAAGATCACTTCCCTATTTGCCGTCCTGTCTTATGTGGCAGGAAGAAGAAAATAGAGGGTGAGTTCTTCTTACTTTTTGGCTTTCTTTCAAGCAATCAAGCACACGCCAAGTGGTTCTTTTTCCTTTGGAAGAATAGCCTATCACTTTCCATCTTAAATTCTTAATACAATTATTAATCTAATATGACCTAGCAATGTATGAATATTGAATACGACAGGTAAAATACATATAAACCGTAAATTGTTGTGATTGTTTCACTGTACTGCATAACACAACGCGTATGTATGAAAGAACCACCCTAATTTAAAGGCAAGTCCGAAAAGCAGGAATAAGATGACCTTTACCTAAAGTTGATTTATACTACTTTACTATTATCATCCCCAGAAAAAAGAAGAATCTAATGCCTTCATGGTTATGTTTAAATGCAGGTATATATGTGCCTTAACAAATGCAGAAACATAAGCAATTTCTAGTTTTTCCTACATTTCTCGCTCTTTCTTAGAGTTACAGACTTTCATATTACAATCCCATCAGAAAAAATTATGACAAATGTAAGTATTCATTTCGTACAATTTCTATGTGAATTCAGCATCATTTTTAAACATAACCTTTTCGGCGTCATCCATTAACAGGTGGTTGAGTTGAAGGTGGGACTGCATTGTGATGAATGCATAAAGAAGATATTGAAGGCCATCAAAAAGATTCAAGGTAAAGAACACACAACCTGTAATATTAGTCAAATATTACATGTTCTGTTCTTTTTAGGAAATCtgttatttcattaattatgttgatGTTGATTTTGTTTCTTGATTTCTTGGCTAAGATATTGAAACCTACAACATCGATACACAGCTTAACAAAGTCACAGTAACGGGAAATGTTACCGAGGAGGAGGTGATACGAGTGATCCATAAAATTGGAAAGACAGCAACCACTTGGGATGACCGCCAACAATCAAACAGTGTGGCATCAGGGTATATGTGATCTTATTTCTGCAATTTCTGGAGTTATCTGAAATTTTCGTCCTACATCTCATAGCATATGAAGATTTATATAGTAATATCGTTGTATACAGTATAAGCAGTTGATTTTAGAATGTAGCTACATTGTTTTCAACCTGTAATTCAACACACTTCTCTCTGTTGATGTTCAACATTTTGATGCAGTTTTATCTTCCTGCTGTTCATTTCTTGCTGCTCATGTATTTCTTACAGAATTCTTTCAACTTTAAGCTAATTGGGTTAAGTAAATGTCTAAAATATATAACACAAATCTGTTCTTTACTTTTATAGTTGTATGATAAGGACTTCATTGGGAATCAGTTGTTGCCTAATGCCGGGTCATTTAATGGTGTAACCTCATTGTCCTAGTCGAGTAGATGGTGGTATCAGACTATCACCTGTTCAAATTTAGCAACATAAGATAGCTGATTGACTAGTTAATCAACAAGCAAAAACCAAATCATTAACCAAACACTAAACATGATGGATATAGTGTTCCCAATGATCCAATATTTGCTTCACCATAACTTCTTCTGCTATCAGATTAGATAATGCAGGCAAAGAAAACTGGGATCTCAAGTAAACAACGTATGCATAATTACAAATATCAAACCTTGTCTGTTAAGTCTAATCCTTCTGCAACCACTGAAAAACATACACTAATTAAGGTGCATCTTCCTAATAATGAAAAGGTCAATAACCGTGTTACTACAAAACAATATAAGCAAATCCACTAATAAGGAGAAAGCAGCAAGCATTACTAGTCCAAATAAATGATGCATTTCTCATTTGGCCTAGAAGTTGCAACTTGTTTGGTTTTGCTGCCTACCTCTGTATTCTGAGCTGCTATTCTCTTCCCAGAAACTGAACCCAGTGGTTGAGAGGATTTACGTTTGTTGTTGCTGGCTCGTGAAATAGAGCTAGTGACTGGAGTAATCATCCCAGGTGAGAAAGCATACTTTCCAGTAGCTATGGGCTTTGTAAATATTGTGCATAGATCATCATAAAGTGGACATCCGTACTTTCTGTAAGGTGCAGCTTCAGGATGCACCTGCATAAGACCAATACATATTCAGTTCATCTAACTCAGTTAGTAGGGTAATTCTTTTCGTACTATTTCAGATTTTGGGTCGAGAATTTATATTCAAGACCCTAACTATTTGAGCTGTAACAAAAAGGGTTTCCTAATCAGCTTACTCGGTAAATAATAGAGCTTTTCATAACTGTTGACAGCTTACAGAGATAATAGTCTGAAAGAAGCTAGGGGAGAACAAGTTATGGTGTATACCTCGATGTAATCCTTCCATAGTTCATAATCCACATCCACCATTTTTCTCCGATAGTCCCAGCCAAAGCCAGGGTGAGTGTACAATGGTTTCACAATACGATATCTTTTCTTCAACACGGCTAGGTGTTTCTTCAGCTCTTTCTTGTCAAACTCCGAACCAGTTTCATTTCTGAACTCTTGGCACACATGGTCCCAAACTTGCTCAGAAAATCCAGTAGCACATACGTCATCATGCATTTTCATTTCTTCCAGCAGCAATTCCACAAATACTTTCTCTAGGCGCGGTGGCCAGTTTGGCTGAGACCAGACATCCTCTGAGTTTCCCTGCGAATATGCAGCTAATCTTAGAGATAAATGCAGAAGAACAAAACAATAAGTATTCATCGGTCAATTTCAGCTATCTTGATGCATAAAAGTGAAATTggaaatataaaaacaatcttCACCAAATAAGTTTCAGCAAACCTCTAAATCTGTTATTAGATATTCCGACATACCTCTACTAACAGAAGGTTAAACCATATAACAGCAGGATCCAGGCATATACAATCTTATGCTAAGTATATGCATATCTAGAAAGTATACGTGATACAACTGATGTTTTCTAAGTACTTTATCATACTTTTAAAAATCAAATTATTGTTAAGACAAAGAACTATCAATATGCAAGTCAGCCTAATGTAAACTTAAGAGATCCTTCACAAATCACAACACGTTCCCACGTCGTACTCGTTGGATTTAGAAGACCTCGTCCATAAGACCATGAGTACTCCCTGCCCCATATAGTTTGCACTATTTTGAACATCATAGGATTGTAGAAAGTGATAAATTTGTATAAAATTCAGAGAGTACCAGTCTTACGGGCACAACAGGAAGAGAAATAAACGCGTTTGGTCGAGATAAGTAACGGAAGATATTAAGTGGTATTAAGTTGTATTAGGTGGCTTAGGCACTTTTGCATTGTTTCACTTTCTTCTTGGTACCACTTGACTATGCCTTCATTGTACTATATGTCTATATGTATTTGGCATATCAATAACATCAGTTTCAAGCTTGGAAATATAATCACAGtttacatggtatcagagcctaaaAAATGCAAAACTGCATAAGCCACTTAATACAACTTAATATTATCACTTAATAGGAGTACCCCTTAATATCTTCCATTACTTATCTCAACACGTTTTGTACCTAGACAACAGGTGTCACACTATCACTCCCTAAAGACTTTACGTGTTGAGCAAGCTCACGTCTAAATTTACAAATTACAACAAACAATGATATGTTTATTTGAAAGGTACTAAACTTTGTATATCTCTAACACATCTCAAAGCGCAACAACAAGACAGTCATCTGAAATATTGTTAACCAAAAGCATAACCGATTAACGTCAATCACCCTAGTACTAATAGAATTTGTAGAAATAAGCCGTACCATCACAAGTGACAACCATTTGAGATCCACATTACCACCAGAACGATCTTAAGTGTGTCCTACActacttgaaaattgaaatcaaaacgTTTCATGGCACTCACGTAGAAACAACACATctcaaaacaaaaatcaaaaatcaactACGATTTATCGCATTTCTACTTAATGATTTAGGTTATCTAGCTATCTCACATGATAAACGAGCCAACAAAATTGAAAGCTTCTGATTTCACAAATTAAATCACGGAGTAATAAAGAATTTAAAGAAATCGGAGAATCTCCAACACAAAGAGAAGATTACGTAACAGAATCATATTTCGACAATCAAATTATATTTGTTCAACAATCAAACTACTTAATAACGACACAATTTCAACAATCAAATTCTATAAATTCAGGAATTCAGAAAAACAACATTTAATTGGGACAGTATAACAAAATTAAAGGAAACTAACCATAATTGAAGTAGACGGTGTTTTCCGGTTTCCTCCTCCTCCCTTCGTCATCATAGTTCGCGGAGGCCAAATCTCTCTgtgcaaaattgaaattttaggggtGTGTGGTTACATTTATACGAGTGTAGAAAAGAAGAGGGAAATAcccaatttgatttttttttttaccaatttccAAGGCGCCAATGTAATTTCTTTTCCCCCCGTAATTTTCCATTTCCCCCAACTTGTTCACCCTATTAAGAATTTTCAACTCCATTTTATACTTTAACTAGATTTAAATCCCGTGCATTGAACGGGTTAAGTTATTTTCTTtgttgagaatttttttttcctaattctaagcGATAGTTAGAACGGTGGTTGTTTTTATAATCAACTAGCATGTcctcgggcgatgccccggttacAAAGTTGGATAACATACAATTTTTTACGCATTGTTTACCTGCATTGCGAATGCGAGTTtgaccttttttttaataactttcCGGATatcgtttattttatttgaatgtTATGTATTGTATGTAGTACGTATCAATTGTAAGCAATAGTGTTCTTCCGTTTTTGGGTTGTTAATATTTTGTAAGTCATGTTCAATgtctaataaaaaaaattgtatctGTTATGATCCACATATGCTAACACAGTTGTTGATTAATTAATGGAAAAACGTGTTCTACTATATGTAGAAAATTGACAAATTAAAAATGCAGTCATTATTCAAAACCATTTTCAATAATggtaacaaaattaaattttcttGCAATCACTATGTGGtgaaattagaaaattaataaCATAAACCATGTGAAAAAATAGTATAAATAGATTTACACTAATCCTATCCCACTTAAATATAGGTAAATAGAGTTAGAAGACATAAATAATAGTATAGCTAAGATGTTAAGCTTTCTACTATAGTTCTTGTTGGTTCCGTGTTCGAACCCTAACAAAGACATTTTGTGTATCAATATAGCAAAAGCACATCCTCCATGTCATTGTTGATGTGGCGCCTTGTCATGTTTAGAGAAGGCGACACATGGCGGCGTGACATGATTTGCcttggagatttaataatactccgtagtatAGATGAGTATGACAGTTTTAACGGGTCtttatttatttgttaaaaatttcaaaatttatatcttattatcttttaccggATCTTTAATTTATccattttgatttttctcttattatcttttactgagttttatttataattttataaaaattcaaaacttatgtcttattatcttttaccggtttttttttataatcaaaataattcattgataaaaagtcatacgcatctacataaagatttgaatctaacaaatacataacaaacgaatcaaataaaaacttcttTCACCATAGCTACAAATCTACAAtcatagtatatcaaacattcttTATACCCTATTTTATATCGTTGTGTTGTAAACttgacaaatatgatttccgtctgattcatctgattgtagtcgaaagattTACCTCCTCTTCGATCCCGCACAAATCTTTACCAAATAAACAACATGGAccaaactaaacacacaaaacttaactagaatcaaacccaccatagaggtacctttttttttttgacggttTAAGGGaaattttcattaaaataaaGCCATACGGCATCTACAATTAAAATTTTCCCTACATTAGAACAAGAACAAAtctaaaatataataacaatttCTTTTTTCCAATGAAGAACGGCTCTGAAATCATGGTATACGTGTAACCATGAAAAAACTTCAATGTCAAAGCATCTTTTCGTTGTATGGAAGATCTCGTTACAAAACGTTATAGTCATCTTGAAAAATGAATCTGCTTCATATCTCGGATTGATCTTGATCTTCAAAGTGCATACATCATAGAAACTACACAATTTCCACCATAGCAGAAAACCTTCCGAAAAGCAAGGAGAAAAAACCCTCTATTTCAAGGGAGAAAAGTTCCTCTCTAGAGGAAGAAGCATTATTAaacctacaaaaacaaaaattaaaggaaacAACACAAGAAATTAATGCAATTGGGGCTTTCCACCGGTAAAAATCGATGGAAGTCCCTCAAAAATTTTCAATGGAGGCTAGGGTTTGGAGGAGGGAGccagaaaaagagagaaaaagattGTGCGGCATAtcaccataggggtacttactacacAACAATATGTAGCTTTATTGAGATCTAAcgcaaaaacaaaacaaaattgaaGAGAACTGGTCGGAAATAACCAAATGTCCAAAGAACATTGGCTATTTCCGCCCTAAAAATGTGGTAATTTTAAAAGTTTAGATAAATTTAGGATGgtaatttttaaataaaattttataaggtggtaagttTGAGAAAAAAGACGTTATAAAGAAATAATTATGGAAAAAAACCTTTTTTAAATGATAAAAGTTTAGTTAACCCCTCTATGTCATTTTGTTGGTTAGTTCCCATACAAATTATAGTTTGGGCTAATGACCTACAAAAGCATGCAAATATGCTATAAGTAgtgaagtacaaatacaaaggGAAGAGGGAGTATTCAAATATGTGACATATATTATCGTATACAGGCCGCTAGCCTTATCTTACTATACATCAGAGTAACTTTTACACATTTTTTGATGACTTTTAACATATTTTGATTAAGCTTGTTATTCGGGTATCCCTTTTCTAACTTTTCAAGAAAAATTTGTTGTTATAAAGCTGGTCAAATTTTATATTACACTCCATGCgatataactaaaataaatttgaataactTTAGCCTATGTAAAACAAATTCATCTTATAAAAGCACAAATTTACAATCCATCTATCTTCCCCATAATGTTCAGTCGATTCCATCATGAAAATTTTACGACATAGTTTCTTATACAAGTATGATGGCTTGGAGCAACTTCGATGACAAGCTAATTGCCAAATTAGCTTGTCATGATTAAATATTTGAAGCTAATTTACTAAGTCTCTAtcttattcgacttattttacttatttcaaacaaaataagttcaattatataagttcagataatagaAGTTTTTCAGACACTACAcgcaaataagtttttttctcaaataaattcagataatataagttcagtaaaataagtcgaatagaacggaaCATCAACTTGATATTTAAATGGTCCAGTTTTACATTAaccatttaattttaattttattttaatcattACTTAAATTCCTATTGGACCACTTTTTTCCAAGCAAACTAGCTTGAATTTGCTTGATCAAactaatttaataaaatcactCCAATAGTTAAACTAGTAGTTTAAAACTTTTGCAAATTACAAGCAAGTCTCCaactaattattaatatatagatAGGTATGCACCCATCTATATATGCATATGCAGTGAAACGACTGTGTTTCATCAATAAGAAATCACGCGCCTATATCACatacccattttctctctcctctaacctcTGCCCATCttctctcaccattttctctctcatcaaaacCTCTCACTCTCTTTCCTCCATTGATGTGCCATCGTCGATATGATGTGCTCACTCTTTCCTTCCGCCGCTAACGCCTACTCCGATTTTCTTCCAACGTTGCCGACGATATGCCGTCGAAAGTCGATCTATTACTGTTCTTCGTCGATCGCGACGCTTGAGAGGCTTCCTACCTACGACGATCTGTTGACCAAATCGATCGGAGATTGCTGAAGATTGCACCGTCTTTCGGCAGAGAGGCAGGGCTTCGAACCGTAGATCCAAGACTTTTTCTCGTTCTCGCATTGCCATTGAAGGTAACTGATACTTTTAAGTTTTAACCatctccttttttttctttcccacAATTTATGCGTTTTTATGCACATTAATCTCACCTTTT
This sequence is a window from Spinacia oleracea cultivar Varoflay chromosome 1, BTI_SOV_V1, whole genome shotgun sequence. Protein-coding genes within it:
- the LOC110795187 gene encoding copper transport protein CCH — protein: MTNVVELKVGLHCDECIKKILKAIKKIQDIETYNIDTQLNKVTVTGNVTEEEVIRVIHKIGKTATTWDDRQQSNSVASGYM
- the LOC110795186 gene encoding uncharacterized protein, whose amino-acid sequence is MELKILNRVNKLGEMENYGGKRNYIGALEIGKKKNQIGEIWPPRTMMTKGGGGNRKTPSTSIMGNSEDVWSQPNWPPRLEKVFVELLLEEMKMHDDVCATGFSEQVWDHVCQEFRNETGSEFDKKELKKHLAVLKKRYRIVKPLYTHPGFGWDYRRKMVDVDYELWKDYIEVHPEAAPYRKYGCPLYDDLCTIFTKPIATGKYAFSPGMITPVTSSISRASNNKRKSSQPLGSVSGKRIAAQNTEVGSKTKQVATSRPNEKCIIYLD